From Methanosarcina lacustris Z-7289, one genomic window encodes:
- a CDS encoding RAD55 family ATPase, translating to MKRISSGIPELDERIGGGYLPGRVVLITGDTGTGKTTFTIHFLHEACMDGKKCVLVATEELPEDILELSEMLGIGLTKYYESGQLTIEKSFQKRSEKVQTSKFGFTPEGLEIDLPTLSDYVPDGTGVVVIDNIGVFTLRLSIQDFRDQFDALTFILSTKEGCTSMFVMDDTALKETHNLAEYSVSSCLRLMVDENPYTGNIERYIRIPKMRRTYLSLNPIRFEITLSGIKLL from the coding sequence ATGAAACGGATATCATCAGGAATACCGGAACTTGACGAAAGAATCGGTGGCGGATACCTGCCAGGCAGAGTTGTTCTGATCACCGGAGATACAGGAACTGGCAAGACTACTTTTACAATTCATTTTCTGCATGAGGCATGTATGGATGGTAAAAAATGCGTCCTGGTCGCAACAGAAGAACTTCCCGAAGATATCCTCGAACTATCTGAAATGTTGGGTATTGGGCTTACCAAATATTATGAATCAGGTCAGTTGACCATCGAAAAGTCTTTTCAAAAACGTTCCGAGAAAGTCCAGACTTCCAAATTCGGGTTTACTCCCGAAGGTCTCGAGATAGATCTGCCCACACTTTCGGATTATGTACCAGACGGAACTGGGGTTGTGGTTATAGATAATATAGGAGTTTTTACTCTTCGCCTCTCGATTCAGGATTTCAGGGACCAGTTTGATGCTCTGACCTTCATCCTGAGCACAAAGGAAGGTTGCACGTCCATGTTCGTAATGGATGATACTGCATTAAAGGAAACCCACAACCTTGCAGAATACTCGGTAAGCAGCTGTCTCCGGCTTATGGTAGACGAAAACCCCTATACAGGGAATATTGAGCGCTACATAAGGATCCCTAAAATGCGAAGGACATACCTCAGTCTGAATCCTATCAGGTTTGAAATAACCTTATCAGGGATTAAACTCCTTTGA